A single window of Treponema denticola ATCC 35405 DNA harbors:
- a CDS encoding ABC transporter permease subunit — protein sequence MKFDLKIYSEDKKKKRHYHKKETSYSWEKKQFFFAKKKLKAIIILLSLILIYYFASNITGFKDLKAIFKFPLAIAWLIKNFKPDNESLKHIPIIIKTLGETCVIAASATTAAAFFALILALLGSQTTGINKPFQIILTMTASFLRNIPLVAWAMLLLFSFKQNNFTGFLALFIITLGHLVRAFKEMIEETSEESFTALRAAGVPYFPALFNAVFPSIAPGLVSWLLYTVETNVRDSALIGILTGTGIGFLFNLYFKSFRYNSAGLIILCLVIIVLLIDILSNKIRRILL from the coding sequence ATGAAGTTTGATTTAAAAATTTATTCTGAGGACAAAAAAAAGAAAAGACATTATCATAAAAAAGAAACTTCATACTCTTGGGAAAAAAAACAATTCTTTTTTGCGAAGAAAAAACTAAAGGCAATTATTATTCTTTTAAGTCTTATTTTAATATATTATTTTGCATCAAATATAACCGGCTTTAAAGACCTTAAAGCAATTTTTAAATTTCCCCTTGCAATAGCTTGGCTTATAAAAAACTTTAAACCCGACAATGAAAGTTTAAAACATATTCCGATTATAATAAAAACCTTGGGCGAAACCTGTGTAATAGCGGCCTCTGCAACTACCGCTGCGGCTTTTTTTGCCCTTATCTTAGCCCTCCTCGGTTCTCAAACCACAGGAATAAATAAGCCCTTTCAAATAATCCTTACCATGACAGCCTCGTTTTTAAGAAACATTCCGCTGGTGGCATGGGCAATGCTTTTATTGTTTTCGTTTAAACAAAATAATTTTACCGGTTTTTTAGCTCTCTTTATAATTACCTTGGGTCATCTGGTAAGAGCTTTTAAGGAAATGATAGAAGAAACAAGCGAAGAATCTTTTACGGCACTGCGGGCTGCAGGCGTTCCGTATTTTCCGGCTCTCTTTAATGCCGTATTCCCAAGCATAGCACCCGGTCTTGTTTCGTGGCTCTTATACACGGTTGAAACGAATGTGAGGGACTCCGCTCTAATAGGAATTCTAACGGGAACGGGAATAGGTTTTTTATTTAACCTTTATTTTAAAAGTTTCCGTTATAACAGTGCGGGCTTAATTATTCTATGCCTTGTAATCATAGTTTTACTCATCGATATTCTTTCAAATAAAATAAGGCGGATTCTTTTATGA
- the phnC gene encoding phosphonate ABC transporter ATP-binding protein: MILELKNISKTYPSGRRALQSISFKIEEGEILAIIGLSGAGKSTMLRCINRLVEPDEGEVIFLGEKINKLKGKKLRQYRSKIGMIFQNYNLVERLNAVENVLHGCLGSIPSYRGALGLYTEEEKEKAFALLQTVGMEEFAFQRCSELSGGQKQRIGIARALMQSPKLLLCDEPIASLDPQSSETVLNYIKEFAVNKNIACLISLHQMEAAKKYADRIIALNNGKIVFDGIPDSLNDEVLHKEIFTNVSIDSGEKSL; this comes from the coding sequence GTGATTCTTGAACTTAAAAACATTTCAAAAACTTATCCTTCGGGACGAAGGGCCTTACAAAGCATTTCTTTTAAAATAGAAGAAGGAGAAATTCTTGCAATCATAGGCCTGTCGGGAGCCGGAAAATCTACAATGCTTAGATGTATAAACCGCTTGGTCGAGCCGGATGAGGGAGAAGTTATTTTTTTAGGAGAAAAAATAAACAAGCTTAAAGGAAAAAAATTAAGACAATACCGCTCAAAGATAGGAATGATTTTTCAAAATTATAATCTGGTCGAGCGTCTTAATGCCGTCGAAAATGTTTTGCACGGCTGCCTCGGTTCAATTCCTTCTTACCGCGGAGCCCTAGGCCTTTATACCGAAGAAGAAAAAGAAAAAGCCTTTGCTCTTTTACAAACCGTAGGCATGGAAGAATTTGCCTTTCAAAGATGCAGCGAATTAAGCGGCGGTCAAAAACAAAGAATAGGGATTGCAAGAGCCTTAATGCAAAGCCCTAAGCTTTTGTTATGCGATGAGCCCATAGCCTCCCTTGACCCGCAGTCGTCAGAAACGGTTTTAAATTATATCAAAGAATTCGCAGTAAACAAAAACATTGCCTGCCTTATAAGTTTACACCAAATGGAAGCTGCAAAAAAATATGCCGATAGAATCATCGCTCTCAATAACGGGAAAATAGTTTTTGACGGAATACCCGATTCCTTAAACGATGAAGTATTGCACAAAGAAATTTTTACAAATGTTTCTATTGACAGCGGAGAAAAATCTCTATGA
- the argF gene encoding ornithine carbamoyltransferase — MLKEIRGKSAKNLRGRSFLKLLDFTTDEIRYLLDLSKNFKDMKRAGIPHRYLEGKNIVLLFEKTSTRTRCSFEVAGYDLGMGVTYLDPNSSQMGHKESIEDTARVLGRMYDGIEYRGFSQELVETLAEYSGVPVWNGLTDLFHPTQMLADLLTIEEKFGYLKGLKFTYMGDARNNVANSLMIACVKMGMHFTACSPKHLFPTEDLVAEAKKIAAQTGGSVTLTENVSEGTKGAHVLYTDIWVSMGEPDSVWEERIKLLKPYQVNKAAMDNADKDAIFLHCLPSFHDLKTTKGQEINKKFGLPEMEVTNEVFESHKSVVFDEAENRMHTIKAVMYATMC, encoded by the coding sequence ATGCTTAAAGAAATTCGCGGAAAGAGCGCAAAAAACTTGCGCGGAAGAAGCTTTCTAAAATTGTTGGATTTTACTACAGACGAAATCCGCTATTTACTTGACCTTTCAAAAAATTTTAAAGACATGAAAAGGGCCGGAATTCCTCACAGATACCTAGAAGGAAAAAACATCGTTCTTCTTTTTGAAAAAACCTCTACAAGAACACGATGCTCTTTTGAAGTTGCAGGTTATGACCTTGGAATGGGCGTTACCTACCTTGATCCCAATTCTTCACAGATGGGACATAAAGAATCTATCGAAGACACAGCCCGTGTTTTAGGCAGAATGTATGACGGTATCGAGTACAGAGGCTTCAGCCAAGAGCTTGTAGAAACATTGGCCGAATATTCCGGTGTTCCCGTATGGAACGGATTAACCGACCTTTTCCACCCGACTCAAATGCTTGCAGACCTTCTTACAATCGAAGAAAAATTCGGCTATTTGAAAGGACTTAAATTTACATACATGGGAGATGCACGAAACAACGTAGCCAACTCCCTCATGATAGCCTGCGTAAAAATGGGAATGCACTTTACGGCATGTTCACCCAAGCACCTCTTCCCCACTGAAGACTTGGTAGCCGAAGCAAAGAAAATAGCTGCCCAAACAGGCGGAAGCGTAACCCTTACCGAAAACGTAAGCGAAGGCACAAAAGGCGCTCATGTTCTTTATACCGACATTTGGGTATCTATGGGAGAACCCGACAGCGTATGGGAAGAACGCATTAAGCTCTTAAAGCCCTATCAGGTAAACAAGGCCGCTATGGACAATGCAGACAAGGATGCAATCTTCTTGCACTGCCTCCCCTCCTTCCATGACTTAAAGACAACTAAGGGTCAGGAGATTAACAAAAAGTTCGGTCTTCCCGAAATGGAAGTTACAAACGAGGTTTTTGAATCTCATAAATCAGTTGTTTTTGATGAAGCCGAAAACCGCATGCATACAATCAAGGCTGTTATGTATGCCACAATGTGCTAA
- a CDS encoding YitT family protein has translation MKEKLLSFFYIVCGVLMIASGIHFFLLPSKLSLGGATGMALVLSKYLPLSTGALLVVVNIFLFALGFLIIGNKFGLKTVCASLGLSGAVWLLEIFVPLQGPIVNDKFLQLVIAVILYGGGVGIVLNQYASTGGSDIFAMILQKYFGLDLGKGCLITDFTITVFAGFAYGPEIALFSLVGVIINGLVIDSTIDGLNMSKYCVINTDKPDELCRFMVELGRSANVYKATGAYTRAERSVIQTVMSRRDFVKLKSYLAANDPKAFMVVTNAHSVFGWHWRRIGE, from the coding sequence ATGAAAGAAAAATTATTAAGTTTTTTTTACATTGTTTGCGGAGTTTTGATGATAGCATCAGGTATTCATTTTTTCTTGCTGCCTTCAAAATTATCCTTGGGCGGGGCTACGGGAATGGCCTTGGTATTGTCAAAATACCTTCCGCTTTCTACAGGAGCCCTACTTGTTGTAGTAAACATTTTTCTGTTTGCTCTCGGCTTTTTAATCATCGGAAACAAATTCGGTCTTAAAACGGTTTGTGCGAGCCTTGGACTTTCAGGAGCGGTATGGCTTTTAGAAATTTTTGTTCCATTGCAGGGACCGATTGTAAACGACAAATTCTTACAGCTGGTAATTGCCGTCATCCTTTACGGGGGAGGCGTAGGCATAGTTTTAAATCAGTATGCATCAACCGGAGGAAGCGATATCTTTGCAATGATTCTGCAAAAATATTTCGGCCTCGACTTGGGAAAAGGCTGCTTAATTACGGACTTTACCATTACAGTTTTTGCGGGCTTTGCTTACGGCCCGGAAATAGCCTTGTTTTCGTTGGTGGGTGTAATCATAAACGGGCTCGTAATCGACTCTACAATCGACGGCCTTAACATGAGTAAATACTGCGTTATAAATACGGATAAGCCCGATGAGCTTTGCCGATTTATGGTGGAACTAGGCCGTTCTGCAAACGTATATAAGGCAACGGGGGCTTACACAAGAGCCGAACGCTCGGTTATTCAAACCGTTATGAGCCGCAGGGACTTTGTAAAGTTAAAAAGCTATCTTGCCGCAAACGACCCTAAAGCCTTTATGGTTGTAACAAACGCCCACTCCGTATTCGGCTGGCATTGGAGAAGGATAGGCGAATAA
- a CDS encoding MATE family efflux transporter translates to MKNLTQGDELKQITLFSLPMLLGNIFQQLYNVVDSIVVGKSIGDHALAAVGISFPVWFIFISLVIGFTMACNILIAQFVGAKKEEEISKVIQTSILILFWAGLIATAIGFVFAPYILKIMNTPSDVFEEALIYLRLIFTGIIFLFIYNAFTAMLRGFGDSMTPLYALIISTIINIGLDCLFVIVFKWGIAGAAIATIIAQFISCFWLIFYCRIKYKDFRVNFFKLKFDKTICIQSVKMGFPSGIQQALVGGGFMALLSIVNTFGTQTAAAYSAAGKLDGFIVMPALNIGVALSSFTGQNIGAGRLDRVKKGLRASLFLGLGITITATTAIVIFGKAVMFLFVNNPEVIELGARYLIIVAPAYFFNTITFTLNGVIRGAGETVFPMISTLLAMWVFRVPAAAVLSRYLGSDGIWLAVSVGSAAGFLLTLFYYCSGKWKKKTAEILNLKK, encoded by the coding sequence ATGAAAAACTTAACTCAAGGAGATGAGCTAAAGCAAATAACTCTTTTTTCATTACCGATGCTATTAGGTAATATCTTTCAGCAGTTATATAATGTTGTTGACAGCATTGTAGTCGGAAAAAGTATAGGCGATCATGCTCTTGCTGCCGTAGGTATTTCTTTCCCTGTATGGTTTATTTTTATATCCCTTGTCATAGGTTTTACTATGGCTTGTAATATTTTAATAGCTCAATTTGTCGGAGCAAAAAAAGAAGAAGAAATAAGTAAGGTAATTCAAACAAGTATATTAATTCTATTTTGGGCAGGGCTTATCGCTACGGCTATAGGCTTTGTTTTTGCGCCTTATATCTTAAAAATAATGAACACTCCTTCCGATGTCTTTGAGGAAGCCCTTATCTATTTAAGACTCATTTTTACCGGAATTATTTTTTTATTTATATATAATGCCTTTACTGCAATGCTGAGAGGATTTGGGGATTCAATGACACCCCTTTATGCCTTAATCATCTCTACAATAATAAATATAGGTCTTGACTGTCTTTTTGTAATAGTATTCAAATGGGGTATTGCGGGAGCTGCAATAGCAACCATAATAGCCCAATTTATTTCTTGTTTTTGGCTTATATTTTATTGTCGAATAAAATATAAGGATTTTAGAGTAAACTTTTTTAAATTAAAATTCGATAAAACTATTTGTATTCAGTCCGTCAAAATGGGCTTTCCATCAGGAATACAGCAAGCCTTGGTCGGAGGAGGTTTTATGGCCCTCCTTTCGATTGTAAATACCTTCGGTACACAAACGGCAGCAGCCTATTCAGCCGCAGGTAAACTTGACGGCTTTATTGTAATGCCAGCCCTAAATATAGGCGTTGCCCTTTCATCCTTTACAGGCCAAAACATAGGAGCCGGAAGATTAGACAGAGTAAAAAAAGGTTTGCGGGCTTCATTATTTTTAGGACTAGGAATTACAATTACGGCTACTACGGCAATAGTTATCTTCGGTAAAGCAGTTATGTTCCTTTTTGTAAATAATCCGGAAGTAATTGAATTGGGCGCAAGATACTTAATAATAGTTGCACCTGCATATTTTTTTAATACAATAACATTTACTCTAAACGGAGTTATACGAGGAGCGGGAGAAACTGTTTTTCCGATGATTTCAACATTATTGGCTATGTGGGTGTTTAGAGTACCGGCAGCAGCCGTTCTGTCTCGATATTTAGGCTCGGATGGGATCTGGCTTGCCGTTTCGGTTGGATCAGCAGCAGGCTTTCTTTTAACACTCTTTTACTATTGTTCAGGAAAATGGAAAAAAAAGACGGCCGAAATTCTTAACTTAAAAAAATAA
- a CDS encoding CHASE2 domain-containing protein, translated as MVEKEKNKSAFIVFLQKNLNFIIAIVVFLIFTAFSFIKFGRNIENQVYDAMLKLKPEIKEKSEILLLNVDDFSIEQIGSWPWSRDVLADVLIRLKESGGKAAVFDIEYLSAGRAGANNAYVEHELPKEYTAVRQEFGEYIKEFSDAVAGKNIPLSEVKTIGQDMSDYFKSRIDELSDSIKQNVFRDNDAYMGAAVGFFENAFLTINAVNINIGGETKELKDFAYNNFLFTNVEDKTGLFKKETLANRKAANEEYGMAPTIMPILQYARGAGFPNVVIDEDGVRRRISLLTEYEGRYIGQLVFTPILHILEPEKIIRSRRKLILKNAKDPSDLEKRKDLTIPLDEEGNLLINWLKKRFADTENPENGSFKSLSVYALTYADIMEKNLISLLEAIKDLQIRTADGYLSYHNAVTSLESEYARLDQWKKELLNKDKQDFKEYFAARSSFFDNYSKFLSGDFDKEIHSLFAKIKEQNGSNQYDDIDAYVTELFKNAKEEYKNYSEHINYINGFCNNAFAIIGYSGVGTSDLGVNPFWKSYPNVGTHANIYNTIMNEDFIRPLPKWVSIILAFVIAIFTAFMMKKIERGFIKVLLGIVLLSLTLSIGILLFVFGKIYLQLFLPVITVVISFIVILLLNFIFSEKEKGFLRKAFGVYLSDDVVNEIIADPDKLTLGGEQKRITALFTDIKSFSTLSEKITPEHLVSVLNVYLTQMSDLILQEKGTIDKYIGDAIVSFFGAPMDLPDHAYRACLAAIRMKQAEAELNKQLYDVGDIPMPIFTRIGINTGEMVVGNMGTEKKMNYTIMGNDVNLAARLEGVNKKYGTWILASESTWNETNDAFLGRRLDRVRVVGINTPVQLYNVMAVKSEAYAEMVQLVGIFENAIDFYRQREYQKALNLFNKCLEVSPDDEPSKMYVERMKMLLADAETAATHSDIVNMTSK; from the coding sequence ATGGTCGAAAAAGAAAAAAATAAATCTGCATTTATAGTTTTTTTACAAAAGAATCTTAATTTTATAATAGCAATAGTTGTATTTTTAATTTTTACTGCCTTTAGTTTTATTAAATTTGGAAGAAATATAGAAAACCAAGTCTACGATGCCATGCTAAAACTTAAACCGGAAATCAAAGAAAAAAGCGAAATTCTCCTTTTAAATGTCGATGACTTTTCTATAGAACAAATCGGCTCTTGGCCTTGGTCAAGGGACGTCTTAGCCGATGTTTTAATCCGCTTAAAAGAATCAGGCGGTAAGGCGGCGGTTTTCGATATTGAGTACCTGTCTGCAGGAAGGGCAGGTGCAAATAATGCCTATGTAGAACATGAATTGCCCAAAGAATATACAGCCGTGCGTCAGGAATTCGGAGAATATATAAAAGAGTTTTCGGATGCGGTGGCCGGTAAAAACATTCCGCTTTCCGAAGTAAAAACAATAGGACAGGATATGTCCGACTATTTTAAATCAAGAATTGATGAACTTTCCGATTCAATTAAACAAAATGTTTTTAGAGATAATGATGCCTACATGGGAGCTGCTGTAGGCTTTTTTGAAAATGCTTTTTTAACCATAAATGCGGTAAATATAAACATAGGCGGCGAAACAAAGGAACTAAAAGATTTTGCCTACAATAATTTTTTGTTTACCAATGTAGAAGATAAAACAGGGCTTTTTAAAAAGGAAACATTAGCAAACCGCAAGGCGGCAAATGAAGAATACGGAATGGCTCCGACGATTATGCCCATACTGCAATACGCAAGAGGAGCAGGTTTTCCGAACGTGGTTATAGACGAAGACGGTGTACGCCGCCGCATTTCTCTTTTAACCGAATACGAAGGAAGGTACATAGGCCAGCTGGTCTTTACTCCCATCCTTCACATCCTTGAACCCGAAAAAATTATCCGGTCGAGAAGGAAGCTGATTTTAAAAAATGCCAAAGATCCGTCCGATTTGGAAAAAAGAAAAGACCTTACAATTCCTCTGGATGAAGAAGGAAACCTTTTAATAAACTGGCTAAAAAAACGCTTTGCCGACACGGAAAATCCCGAAAACGGCAGCTTTAAAAGCTTATCGGTCTATGCCCTAACCTACGCCGACATAATGGAAAAGAATTTAATTTCACTTTTAGAAGCCATAAAAGATTTGCAAATCAGAACTGCAGACGGCTATCTTTCTTATCACAATGCGGTTACTTCTTTAGAAAGTGAATACGCAAGGCTTGACCAATGGAAAAAAGAACTTCTAAATAAGGACAAGCAGGATTTTAAAGAATACTTTGCGGCACGCAGTTCCTTTTTTGATAATTACAGTAAATTTTTAAGCGGAGATTTCGATAAAGAAATACACAGCCTTTTTGCAAAAATAAAAGAGCAGAACGGCTCAAATCAATATGACGATATAGATGCCTATGTTACCGAACTTTTTAAAAATGCAAAAGAAGAATATAAAAACTATTCGGAACATATAAACTATATAAACGGCTTTTGCAACAACGCATTTGCAATTATAGGATACAGCGGCGTAGGCACCTCCGATTTAGGCGTAAACCCTTTTTGGAAATCTTACCCCAATGTAGGTACCCATGCCAATATTTATAACACGATTATGAATGAGGACTTTATAAGACCTCTTCCAAAATGGGTTTCAATAATACTTGCCTTTGTAATAGCAATATTTACAGCCTTTATGATGAAAAAGATAGAAAGAGGATTTATAAAGGTTCTTCTTGGAATCGTTTTATTGAGTTTAACTCTTTCTATAGGAATTCTTTTATTCGTATTCGGAAAAATATACTTACAGCTATTTCTTCCGGTTATAACGGTCGTCATAAGTTTTATAGTTATCCTCTTACTAAACTTTATTTTCAGCGAAAAAGAAAAGGGCTTTTTAAGAAAGGCCTTCGGTGTTTATCTTTCGGACGATGTTGTAAATGAAATTATTGCCGACCCCGACAAGCTCACTCTCGGAGGAGAACAAAAAAGAATTACGGCTCTGTTTACCGATATAAAATCTTTTTCCACCCTTTCGGAAAAAATTACGCCCGAACACTTGGTTTCGGTTTTAAACGTATACCTCACACAAATGAGCGATTTAATTCTACAAGAAAAAGGCACGATTGACAAATACATAGGAGACGCCATCGTTTCTTTTTTTGGAGCACCGATGGATTTGCCCGACCATGCATACAGGGCATGTCTTGCGGCAATCAGAATGAAACAGGCTGAAGCCGAACTCAATAAACAGCTTTATGATGTAGGCGACATTCCCATGCCCATCTTTACACGCATAGGAATAAATACCGGCGAAATGGTTGTCGGAAACATGGGCACCGAAAAAAAAATGAACTACACAATTATGGGAAATGACGTAAACCTTGCAGCCCGTCTTGAAGGTGTAAACAAAAAATACGGCACATGGATTTTAGCTTCCGAATCTACATGGAACGAAACAAATGATGCTTTCCTTGGCCGCCGCCTCGACCGCGTAAGGGTTGTGGGTATCAATACCCCTGTTCAGCTTTACAATGTTATGGCAGTCAAATCCGAAGCCTATGCGGAAATGGTACAGCTCGTAGGCATATTTGAAAACGCAATAGATTTTTACCGCCAAAGAGAATATCAAAAAGCCCTTAATCTTTTTAACAAGTGTTTGGAAGTCTCTCCCGATGACGAGCCTTCAAAGATGTATGTTGAAAGAATGAAGATGCTTCTTGCAGACGCTGAAACGGCGGCAACACACAGCGATATTGTAAACATGACAAGTAAATAA